One Fibrobacter sp. UWB16 DNA window includes the following coding sequences:
- a CDS encoding NADH-quinone oxidoreductase subunit A, whose amino-acid sequence MSEYIILSIFLFLGAFIAAAATVTGLLLGYRTKNTKNKMAPYECGMETIGNARIQFKVGYYLFALLFLVFDIEALFLFPVMMNFKEIMAGHTALPPSVVVIDLIIFIAILVSGLAYAWKKGILKWE is encoded by the coding sequence ATGTCTGAATACATCATACTTTCAATATTCCTTTTTCTGGGCGCGTTTATCGCGGCGGCGGCAACCGTCACAGGCCTATTGCTAGGCTACCGCACCAAGAATACAAAGAACAAGATGGCACCGTACGAATGCGGTATGGAAACCATCGGCAACGCAAGAATTCAGTTCAAGGTGGGCTACTACTTGTTCGCCTTGCTCTTCCTCGTGTTTGATATCGAAGCGCTGTTCCTCTTCCCCGTCATGATGAACTTCAAGGAAATCATGGCTGGCCACACGGCGCTCCCGCCATCAGTCGTCGTTATCGACCTTATCATCTTCATTGCGATTCTCGTTTCAGGTCTCGCCTATGCCTGGAAGAAAGGAATTCTCAAATGGGAATAA
- the nuoB gene encoding NADH-quinone oxidoreductase subunit NuoB codes for MGIINLAPKILDPIPGGKYVVNAIDYVVNWARANSIWPLTYGTSCCAIEMMSSSMARYDIARFGSEVFRSSPRQADLFILAGTITRRMAPAIQMLWEQIPGPKYVIAMGACTISGGPFIYDNYSVVRGAQNLIPVDVFVPGCPPRPEALFHGLLTLREKILKETCRNPWHEGEPKDVSTMDRYREAAKTWAALEEMKDEQMAEARAKFKEENPDYKSAFKPIRVKKPDFPEVERVPFKRFGMTQLELFTKLRAKFPNVTVHTRGEDTPEDVVAKMPADCPLEVMLEKEDYLNVVEFVKNDPEFKMDYLIDVTAIDYDDHFDMVTMLRSLEIGHKIFLCVQLKKDFSIDEEKRPTSLLASVPTISHLYPGAEIKEREVYDMFGIKFENHPDLRRIFLDKDFVGYPLRKDFTHPEMIRRPI; via the coding sequence ATGGGAATAATTAATTTAGCTCCGAAGATTCTTGACCCGATTCCCGGTGGAAAGTACGTTGTCAATGCAATCGACTACGTAGTCAACTGGGCTCGTGCTAATTCTATTTGGCCGCTTACATACGGTACAAGTTGCTGCGCTATCGAAATGATGTCGAGTTCCATGGCTCGCTACGATATCGCCCGTTTTGGCTCTGAAGTGTTCCGCTCGTCCCCGCGACAGGCGGACTTGTTTATTTTGGCAGGTACAATTACCCGCCGCATGGCACCCGCCATCCAGATGCTTTGGGAACAAATTCCCGGTCCGAAATACGTCATCGCCATGGGCGCCTGCACGATTAGCGGTGGCCCGTTCATCTACGACAACTATTCTGTTGTTCGTGGCGCACAGAACTTGATTCCGGTCGATGTGTTCGTTCCCGGCTGCCCGCCGCGCCCCGAAGCACTCTTCCACGGACTTTTGACGCTCCGCGAAAAGATTCTCAAGGAAACATGCCGCAACCCGTGGCACGAAGGCGAACCGAAGGACGTTTCGACGATGGACCGCTATCGCGAAGCCGCAAAGACTTGGGCCGCTCTCGAAGAAATGAAAGACGAGCAGATGGCCGAAGCCCGCGCGAAGTTCAAGGAAGAAAATCCGGACTACAAGAGTGCATTCAAGCCAATTCGCGTCAAGAAGCCGGATTTCCCGGAAGTGGAACGTGTGCCGTTCAAGCGCTTTGGCATGACGCAACTTGAACTTTTCACAAAGCTCCGCGCCAAGTTCCCGAACGTGACAGTGCATACACGTGGTGAAGACACTCCTGAAGATGTCGTCGCCAAGATGCCTGCGGACTGCCCGCTCGAAGTCATGCTCGAAAAGGAAGACTACCTGAACGTCGTTGAATTTGTCAAGAATGATCCTGAATTCAAGATGGATTACCTAATTGACGTGACCGCCATTGACTACGACGACCACTTCGACATGGTCACAATGCTCAGAAGCCTTGAAATCGGCCACAAGATTTTCCTTTGCGTGCAGCTCAAGAAAGACTTCTCGATTGACGAAGAAAAACGCCCAACATCGCTCCTCGCTAGCGTCCCAACAATCTCGCACCTCTACCCCGGTGCAGAAATCAAGGAACGCGAAGTTTACGACATGTTCGGCATCAAGTTTGAAAACCACCCCGACCTTCGCCGCATCTTCTTGGACAAGGACTTCGTGGGTTACCCGCTCCGTAAAGACTTTACTCACCCGGAAATGATTAGGAGGCCTATATGA
- a CDS encoding NADH-quinone oxidoreductase subunit D, with amino-acid sequence MSHQLPPGFRLERKSNTEEFFINMGPQHPSTHGALRLTLRMDGETIVEVVPHFGYIHRGMEKQAESMSYLQYIAMSDRQDYLTAIQNNLGVVIALEKGMNVGVPLRGEYIRVMLQELGRIASHLVFYGCFGGDLGGQTCLLFGFKEREMIHDILEEVTGSRLTTNFFRPGGSRYDVPDTFIPRVKAFLDHMEDTMKDYERFLSKNIIVLERSIGIGVLSKEDAIAYGCSGPVLRASGVNFDVRRANPYSIYDQLDFDVPVFHNGDCYDRYKIRIAEIHQSLKILRQCVEKFPTEGPWRSKEKPVRLPVGRYYSEIETAKGLYATYVVAATTGEKPYRIHTRGPSFPHIAAINKMAQGHKISDLVTIMATLDPVIPEIDR; translated from the coding sequence ATGAGTCATCAGTTACCTCCGGGATTTCGCCTCGAACGCAAATCGAATACTGAAGAATTTTTTATCAACATGGGTCCGCAGCACCCGAGTACTCATGGTGCTTTGCGACTCACGCTCCGCATGGACGGTGAGACCATTGTAGAAGTTGTCCCGCACTTTGGCTATATCCACCGCGGTATGGAAAAGCAAGCGGAATCAATGAGCTACTTGCAGTACATCGCCATGTCGGACCGTCAGGACTATTTGACCGCCATCCAGAACAACTTGGGCGTCGTGATTGCTCTTGAAAAGGGCATGAACGTGGGCGTTCCGCTCCGTGGCGAATACATCCGCGTGATGCTCCAAGAACTTGGCCGCATTGCCTCGCACTTGGTGTTCTACGGTTGCTTTGGCGGTGACCTTGGCGGACAGACTTGCCTCTTGTTCGGTTTCAAGGAACGTGAAATGATTCACGACATCCTCGAAGAAGTCACAGGCTCCCGCCTTACGACGAACTTCTTTAGACCGGGCGGAAGCCGCTATGACGTGCCGGATACGTTTATCCCGCGCGTAAAAGCATTCCTCGACCACATGGAAGATACGATGAAGGACTACGAAAGATTCCTTTCGAAAAACATCATCGTGTTGGAACGCAGCATCGGCATTGGAGTTCTTTCCAAGGAAGATGCGATCGCTTACGGTTGCTCTGGCCCTGTGCTCCGCGCTAGCGGCGTGAACTTTGACGTGCGCCGTGCAAACCCGTATAGCATTTACGACCAGCTCGACTTTGACGTGCCCGTATTCCATAACGGCGACTGCTACGACCGCTACAAAATCCGCATTGCAGAAATTCATCAATCGCTCAAGATTCTGCGCCAGTGCGTCGAAAAGTTTCCGACCGAAGGTCCGTGGCGCAGCAAGGAAAAGCCAGTGCGACTCCCCGTGGGCCGCTACTACAGCGAAATTGAAACAGCCAAGGGTCTTTACGCCACATACGTTGTCGCCGCAACGACCGGCGAAAAGCCGTACCGCATCCACACACGCGGCCCAAGCTTCCCGCATATTGCAGCGATTAACAAGATGGCTCAAGGTCACAAGATTTCGGACCTCGTGACCATCATGGCAACGTTAGACCCCGTGATTCCGGAAATTGACAGGTAG
- a CDS encoding complex I subunit 1 family protein, whose product MFVPSVTHPIGDFVREWVPRLAEYLPANIQSEDLNSVVAFLINAVICIIAVCVVNIGSAPILIYMERKVCAHVQCRLGPMRLGWHGTLQTIADVIKMLFKEVYAPSGADKLMFYLAPLIVLIAPFIVCALIPFDKNLVVADVSMGIPLIIAVNGFGVLGILLGGWSSNNKYSLLGALRSGAQMISYEISFAMILLFVVMISGSTNLMSITMGQEGTIFDWWIFKIPVLGFIAFILFFISSTAEMNRAPFDIAEAEQELTGGYHTEYNGTPFAMFYLAEYIALITNSALATTCFLGGFFPPCVGIDAIDNVLKMVPGVVWFFAKIYFMVWCYMMVRWTFVRPRVDQLMDFEWKFLLPVNLVLLVAGAAFIAIGG is encoded by the coding sequence ATGTTTGTACCTTCAGTAACACATCCTATTGGCGACTTTGTCCGTGAATGGGTTCCGCGCTTGGCAGAATATCTGCCCGCAAACATCCAGTCCGAAGACCTCAACAGCGTCGTCGCCTTCCTCATCAACGCTGTGATTTGCATTATCGCCGTCTGTGTGGTGAACATCGGCTCTGCCCCGATTCTCATTTACATGGAACGCAAGGTTTGCGCTCACGTGCAATGCCGTTTGGGACCGATGCGCCTTGGCTGGCACGGAACGCTCCAGACCATCGCGGACGTGATCAAAATGCTCTTCAAGGAAGTGTACGCTCCGAGTGGCGCTGACAAGCTCATGTTCTACTTGGCTCCGCTAATCGTCTTGATTGCACCGTTTATCGTCTGCGCCTTGATTCCGTTCGACAAGAACCTTGTCGTGGCCGACGTCTCGATGGGCATCCCGCTCATCATCGCGGTGAACGGCTTTGGCGTGCTCGGCATTTTGCTTGGCGGCTGGAGCAGTAACAACAAGTATTCCTTGCTCGGTGCGCTCCGCAGTGGCGCCCAGATGATCAGCTACGAAATCTCGTTTGCGATGATTCTCCTGTTCGTCGTCATGATTTCTGGTTCTACGAACCTCATGAGCATTACGATGGGCCAGGAAGGAACGATTTTTGACTGGTGGATTTTCAAGATTCCAGTCCTCGGTTTCATCGCTTTCATCTTGTTCTTTATTTCGAGCACCGCCGAAATGAACCGCGCTCCGTTCGACATTGCTGAAGCGGAACAGGAACTTACCGGTGGTTACCACACGGAATACAATGGCACCCCGTTTGCCATGTTCTACCTTGCCGAATACATCGCCCTCATCACGAACTCCGCCCTTGCAACCACATGCTTCCTCGGTGGATTCTTCCCGCCGTGCGTGGGCATTGACGCTATCGACAACGTTTTGAAGATGGTGCCTGGCGTCGTGTGGTTCTTCGCCAAGATTTACTTTATGGTCTGGTGCTACATGATGGTCCGCTGGACGTTTGTGCGCCCGCGTGTCGACCAGCTCATGGACTTTGAATGGAAATTCCTTTTGCCGGTAAACCTAGTGTTGCTCGTCGCTGGCGCAGCCTTTATCGCAATTGGTGGTTAG
- a CDS encoding NADH-quinone oxidoreductase subunit I — protein MQEKISTLQYIKRYLKRCITGPWSLICGLSVTLKYFFNPKRIVTEQYPENRKTLKMHDRYRGRLEMIEDADGNNHCTACGMCERACPNASINVLATKNIAGKKVLGRYVYHFASCTQCGLCVEACPFGAIRMSPAFEVATTDPNDLEMILNKKEGQG, from the coding sequence ATGCAAGAAAAAATTTCAACATTACAATATATCAAGCGCTACTTGAAGCGTTGCATTACGGGTCCGTGGAGCCTTATTTGCGGATTGTCCGTGACACTCAAGTATTTTTTCAATCCTAAGCGCATCGTTACGGAACAGTACCCCGAAAACAGGAAGACGCTCAAGATGCACGACCGTTACCGCGGCCGCCTCGAGATGATCGAAGATGCAGACGGCAACAACCACTGCACCGCTTGCGGCATGTGCGAACGCGCCTGCCCGAACGCATCCATCAACGTGCTTGCCACAAAGAACATTGCAGGCAAGAAGGTTCTCGGACGTTACGTGTACCACTTCGCCAGCTGCACCCAGTGCGGCCTCTGCGTAGAAGCCTGCCCGTTTGGAGCCATCCGCATGAGTCCCGCATTCGAGGTTGCGACAACTGACCCGAACGATCTTGAAATGATTTTAAATAAGAAGGAGGGACAAGGTTAA
- a CDS encoding NADH-quinone oxidoreductase subunit J, with protein MFPDLPLSFPMGGMDIAFYVVAFVILMTAVCCVAVKNILQSAVFLIFSFVTTAILYMLMHAEFIALAQVMVYVGGVVIFVVFTILLTSHLGEDAFTTKIPRVFTAFALSIAFVFVMVKCVLPTPDLASGIVNSPADYSSLQNFALRLLGNDPNGFIIPFEIVSVLLLMTLICAITVARRTKEDAEEEASK; from the coding sequence ATGTTCCCGGATTTGCCTTTATCATTCCCGATGGGTGGCATGGACATTGCGTTCTATGTCGTCGCATTCGTGATTTTAATGACGGCGGTTTGTTGCGTTGCCGTGAAAAACATCCTGCAAAGCGCCGTGTTCCTCATCTTTAGCTTTGTCACGACCGCCATTCTCTACATGCTCATGCACGCAGAATTCATTGCGCTTGCCCAGGTGATGGTTTACGTGGGCGGCGTCGTGATTTTCGTGGTGTTTACAATTCTTCTCACAAGCCATTTGGGAGAAGACGCTTTCACGACAAAGATTCCGCGAGTGTTTACCGCATTTGCGCTTTCCATCGCGTTTGTGTTCGTGATGGTCAAATGCGTGCTGCCGACTCCGGACTTGGCAAGCGGCATCGTAAACTCCCCCGCCGACTATTCTTCACTCCAGAACTTCGCCTTGCGCTTGCTCGGTAACGATCCAAACGGATTCATCATCCCGTTTGAAATCGTGAGCGTGCTCCTCTTGATGACGCTCATTTGCGCTATCACGGTCGCCCGCCGCACCAAGGAAGATGCCGAAGAGGAGGCTAGCAAATGA
- the nuoK gene encoding NADH-quinone oxidoreductase subunit NuoK → MNLLNCLILAFLLFGIGVWGLMRRRHLIGMLISIELMLNAANINFISFAYFTAHDATAGALFSIFVIAVTACEMAIALAIIVTMYRRHKSLDVDQLRDLHD, encoded by the coding sequence ATGAACCTTTTGAATTGCTTGATTCTCGCATTTTTGCTGTTCGGGATTGGCGTCTGGGGCCTGATGCGCCGCCGCCATCTCATCGGCATGCTCATTTCCATTGAGCTCATGCTGAATGCCGCAAACATCAACTTTATCAGTTTTGCCTACTTCACCGCACACGATGCGACCGCAGGCGCACTGTTCAGTATCTTTGTCATTGCCGTGACGGCTTGCGAAATGGCCATCGCCCTTGCGATTATCGTGACCATGTACCGCCGCCATAAGAGTCTTGACGTTGACCAGTTGAGGGACCTCCATGATTGA
- the nuoL gene encoding NADH-quinone oxidoreductase subunit L: MIDDITLGYLILLFPLITFVVNGLFLGNKCAKAAAIFAVVCNGLAFAAAGTLAFHYFSSDFAPQKAILFDHTFIPFIGDLVARIGMLVDPLSVMMLVVVTFISFMVNIYSIGYMREDRAAGRFFALLSLFSFSMLGLVIATNLFQMFIFWELVGVSSYLLIGFWYHKPSAVSASKQAFILTRFADSFFLLGIVLVSYVVGSFDFSTLNSLSLIDFQKQFINLGLVTIPKSEALVLGSILIFTGGWGKSAMFPMHIWLPNAMEGPTPVSSIIHSATMVVAGVYLVARLFPFFAICDNALTLIMWVGAFTMVFAAVIACTQKDIKRILAYSTLSQLGYMMFALGACKIGQVIAVTGWTASTFHIFTHAFFKCSLFLIAGSLIHQVGTNDLDAMGGLGKKMKLTYACTLISILAISGIPPFSGFFSKDEIILAAFQGHHYVVFGLALLTSGLTTFYMFRLFFLAFHGAPRHEGVKAGHVHEDFAMTLPIAILAIPALLSGILGKGIFEKFFVPGQLNVPQLVKLEHAEWLPFVAVGIAVIALVIAWVLYASPWAKVQRALDESNRSGIYKVIYHKFYFDEMYYAVVRQFIFGGIARVARAFNDYVIEGLLAFTVWFVHKLGDLVRFAQAGYLPFYLGTLIVGVLLWRFFGQLPL; the protein is encoded by the coding sequence ATGATTGATGATATCACTCTCGGCTATTTGATTCTATTGTTCCCGCTCATCACGTTCGTCGTGAACGGGCTTTTCCTCGGAAACAAGTGCGCGAAAGCAGCTGCGATTTTCGCAGTCGTCTGCAACGGCCTTGCCTTTGCCGCCGCAGGCACACTCGCATTCCACTACTTCAGCTCGGACTTTGCACCGCAAAAGGCAATTCTGTTCGACCATACGTTTATCCCGTTCATCGGGGACCTGGTCGCAAGAATCGGTATGCTCGTAGACCCGCTCTCCGTAATGATGCTCGTGGTTGTCACGTTCATCAGCTTCATGGTGAATATCTACAGCATCGGCTACATGCGCGAAGACCGCGCCGCCGGGCGTTTCTTTGCACTGCTCTCGTTGTTCAGCTTTAGCATGCTCGGACTCGTCATTGCGACAAACCTTTTCCAGATGTTCATCTTCTGGGAACTCGTCGGCGTTTCGAGTTACCTGCTCATCGGTTTCTGGTACCACAAGCCAAGTGCCGTAAGCGCCTCCAAGCAGGCGTTCATCCTCACCCGCTTTGCCGATAGCTTCTTCTTGCTCGGCATTGTGCTCGTGAGCTACGTCGTCGGCAGTTTCGACTTTTCGACGCTCAATTCGCTCAGCCTCATTGACTTCCAGAAGCAGTTCATCAACCTCGGCCTTGTGACAATCCCGAAATCCGAAGCACTCGTTCTCGGTTCCATATTGATTTTCACCGGTGGCTGGGGCAAGTCCGCCATGTTCCCGATGCATATTTGGCTCCCGAACGCCATGGAAGGTCCGACGCCCGTCAGCTCTATCATTCACAGTGCAACGATGGTCGTCGCAGGCGTTTACCTTGTCGCTCGACTCTTCCCGTTCTTTGCCATTTGCGATAACGCCCTCACGCTCATCATGTGGGTCGGCGCATTCACGATGGTATTCGCCGCCGTCATCGCCTGCACGCAAAAGGACATCAAGCGCATCCTCGCCTATTCCACGCTTTCGCAGCTCGGTTACATGATGTTTGCGCTTGGCGCTTGCAAGATTGGCCAGGTCATCGCCGTTACCGGTTGGACCGCTTCGACGTTCCACATCTTCACGCACGCCTTCTTCAAGTGCAGCTTGTTCCTCATCGCCGGTAGCTTAATCCATCAGGTCGGCACGAACGACCTCGATGCCATGGGCGGTCTCGGAAAGAAGATGAAGCTCACTTACGCTTGCACGCTTATTTCGATTCTCGCGATTTCGGGCATTCCGCCGTTCTCCGGATTCTTCTCCAAGGACGAAATCATTCTCGCCGCATTCCAGGGGCATCATTACGTCGTCTTTGGTCTTGCACTCCTCACGAGCGGTCTCACAACATTCTACATGTTCCGTCTGTTCTTCCTGGCGTTCCATGGCGCACCGCGTCACGAAGGCGTCAAGGCAGGCCATGTGCATGAAGATTTCGCGATGACACTCCCGATTGCCATCCTTGCGATTCCGGCACTTTTGAGCGGTATCCTCGGCAAGGGCATTTTTGAAAAGTTCTTTGTTCCGGGCCAGTTGAATGTTCCGCAGCTCGTCAAGCTCGAACATGCTGAATGGCTCCCGTTTGTCGCCGTCGGCATTGCCGTTATCGCTCTCGTGATTGCCTGGGTGCTTTACGCAAGCCCGTGGGCAAAAGTCCAGCGCGCACTCGATGAATCCAACCGCAGTGGCATCTACAAAGTCATTTACCACAAGTTCTATTTCGATGAAATGTACTACGCCGTCGTCCGCCAGTTTATCTTTGGCGGTATCGCCCGCGTTGCCCGCGCATTCAACGATTACGTGATTGAAGGACTCCTCGCCTTTACGGTCTGGTTTGTCCACAAGCTCGGTGACTTGGTCCGTTTTGCCCAGGCCGGCTACCTGCCGTTCTACTTGGGTACTTTGATTGTTGGCGTTCTCCTTTGGCGATTCTTCGGCCAGCTTCCCCTGTAA
- a CDS encoding NuoM family protein, whose amino-acid sequence MNTILFNSIWVLPLLTVLACVLIPATYEKTLRTIHVTSATIVLAIVCYLTYAIYALSGTPTDPAAAPLALRFFTDIPWLSMFNAHYIVGADGLNMLLLALTAFIVWAGVLVSLKIKGNQKIFFALIQLLATSVYGVYMSFDLVLFFVFYEMEALCMYLMIACYGSGKRDYGGKKLTLTLAFGSSMILATLFGLYFESGATSWNLIEIAKTTLPMDFQMWAFPLMFMGFAVSSSLFPFHFWSPDGHSAAPTAVSMLAAGVMMKMGAYGCLRVAMFLMPEAAKIWLPYVVALLIFNVVLGPFIAIRHKDLKYITAYSSISHLGLIFLGLAALTPIGLRGASLQMISHGFLTGLFFATIGMIYERTHTRDITEMGGIMRKMPFLGVGFVLAGFAGLGLPGFSGFIAESTIFIGAFQQDSTLTRIVTILAILSITTTAVYILQTANRMLHGPLPQKYEDLTDGCFREKLVIVVLVACLLFIGVCPGWISELLDQSIAPIFEKISSAGL is encoded by the coding sequence ATGAATACAATACTTTTTAACTCCATTTGGGTCCTCCCCCTCTTAACGGTTCTCGCCTGCGTACTGATCCCTGCCACATACGAAAAGACGCTCCGAACCATCCACGTCACGTCAGCAACGATTGTCCTTGCAATTGTCTGCTACTTGACTTACGCCATCTACGCTCTCTCGGGAACTCCGACAGATCCGGCAGCTGCACCGCTTGCGCTCCGATTCTTCACGGACATCCCGTGGCTCTCGATGTTCAACGCCCACTACATTGTTGGCGCCGACGGTCTCAACATGCTATTGCTTGCACTCACGGCGTTTATCGTCTGGGCAGGCGTACTTGTAAGCCTCAAGATCAAAGGGAATCAGAAGATTTTCTTTGCGCTTATCCAGCTTTTGGCAACAAGCGTTTACGGCGTGTACATGAGCTTTGACTTGGTGCTCTTCTTCGTGTTCTACGAAATGGAAGCACTCTGCATGTACTTGATGATTGCCTGCTACGGCAGTGGCAAGCGCGACTACGGTGGTAAAAAGCTCACGTTGACGCTTGCGTTTGGCTCTTCGATGATTCTAGCAACGCTCTTCGGACTTTACTTCGAAAGTGGCGCCACAAGCTGGAACCTCATTGAAATTGCAAAGACGACGCTCCCGATGGATTTCCAGATGTGGGCATTCCCGCTCATGTTCATGGGATTCGCCGTTTCGAGTTCACTCTTCCCGTTCCACTTCTGGAGTCCGGACGGTCACTCCGCCGCACCGACTGCCGTTTCAATGCTCGCCGCCGGCGTGATGATGAAAATGGGTGCCTACGGATGCCTCCGCGTTGCGATGTTCCTCATGCCCGAAGCCGCCAAGATTTGGCTCCCGTACGTTGTAGCGCTCCTCATCTTTAACGTGGTTCTCGGCCCGTTTATTGCCATCCGCCACAAAGACCTCAAGTACATCACCGCTTACAGTTCCATCAGCCACTTGGGCCTCATCTTCCTCGGACTTGCAGCCCTCACGCCGATTGGACTTCGCGGCGCTAGCCTCCAGATGATTTCTCACGGTTTCTTGACTGGGCTTTTCTTCGCGACTATCGGCATGATTTACGAACGCACCCACACCCGCGACATCACGGAAATGGGCGGTATCATGCGCAAGATGCCGTTCCTCGGCGTTGGCTTTGTGCTTGCCGGTTTTGCAGGTCTTGGCCTCCCGGGCTTTAGCGGATTCATTGCCGAAAGCACCATCTTCATTGGCGCGTTCCAGCAAGATTCTACGCTCACTCGCATCGTGACGATTCTCGCGATTCTCTCCATCACGACGACCGCCGTCTACATTTTGCAAACCGCGAACCGCATGCTTCACGGCCCGCTCCCGCAGAAGTACGAAGACCTCACCGATGGATGCTTCCGCGAAAAGTTGGTCATTGTCGTTCTCGTTGCCTGCTTGTTGTTCATCGGTGTTTGCCCCGGCTGGATTTCGGAACTCTTAGACCAGAGCATTGCACCTATCTTTGAAAAGATTTCATCGGCAGGTTTATAG
- a CDS encoding NADH-quinone oxidoreductase subunit N — protein sequence MTNFAIPNFILPDVLLLIFPFVVIGIRLFVTTQSKVPWRMANIGFIAIFFLLNFIPLASGNGRLFICNWKVDDFGVLMREVLMVSALLGMWLSKDYFEHGADKKPPMHQIAEFIGAIAFATFGGFTVVSACDLLTFFLGLEIATIPMYALAAWNKRDQYGSEAATKYILMGSVATAFELFGFSYLYGFSGSLHFNEIQAAVASGSSPLLWIAVLFLFCGIGFKLTLFPFYTWAPDVYEGAPTPVTAVLSVTSKATAIAFLVVLVYGPLSPIQDKIAPLIALLAGVTLFVGNLGALKQSRLRRFMAYSSIAQAGYIMIALLGPATTAKTAIIYYLFVYAVSNYLAFFVFGIIGHHREETFQSLRGLSKQNPSLAIALAISMFSLAGIPPLAGFFGKFHLFFSGASTGHYALVAFAVLNNVIALFYYLQLIKAAWVDEPDGHLNPLRLTKRQREVIILLSIAVILLGFVPFLSNNIFAGFMN from the coding sequence ATGACAAATTTTGCAATTCCAAACTTCATTCTACCTGACGTTTTGCTGCTGATTTTCCCGTTCGTCGTGATTGGGATACGCCTTTTCGTGACTACACAATCCAAAGTCCCTTGGCGCATGGCAAACATCGGCTTTATCGCCATTTTCTTCTTGCTGAACTTCATCCCGCTCGCGAGCGGCAACGGAAGATTATTTATCTGTAACTGGAAGGTCGATGACTTTGGCGTGCTCATGCGCGAAGTGCTCATGGTGAGCGCATTGCTTGGCATGTGGCTTTCCAAGGATTACTTTGAACACGGCGCCGACAAGAAGCCGCCTATGCACCAGATTGCCGAATTCATCGGCGCCATTGCATTTGCGACATTCGGCGGATTCACGGTCGTGAGTGCTTGCGACTTGCTCACATTCTTCCTCGGCCTCGAAATCGCAACCATCCCGATGTACGCCCTTGCCGCTTGGAACAAGCGCGACCAATACGGCTCTGAAGCCGCTACCAAGTACATCTTGATGGGATCTGTCGCCACAGCATTTGAACTGTTTGGCTTCAGCTACCTCTATGGTTTCTCAGGGAGCCTCCACTTCAACGAGATCCAGGCCGCTGTCGCAAGCGGTTCTAGCCCGCTCCTCTGGATTGCCGTGCTGTTCCTCTTCTGCGGAATCGGATTCAAGCTCACGCTGTTCCCGTTCTACACCTGGGCTCCGGACGTTTACGAAGGCGCTCCGACGCCGGTAACCGCCGTGCTTTCCGTCACCTCGAAAGCAACCGCCATTGCGTTCCTCGTCGTGCTCGTCTATGGCCCGCTCTCCCCAATTCAAGACAAGATAGCACCGCTCATTGCGCTCCTCGCAGGCGTCACGCTCTTTGTCGGAAACCTCGGCGCACTCAAGCAAAGCCGCCTCCGCCGCTTCATGGCTTACAGCTCCATCGCTCAGGCAGGCTACATCATGATTGCCTTGCTTGGTCCTGCAACAACCGCAAAGACAGCAATCATCTATTACCTCTTTGTCTATGCCGTTTCAAACTACCTCGCATTCTTCGTGTTCGGCATCATTGGTCATCACCGAGAAGAAACATTCCAGTCGCTCCGCGGACTTTCAAAGCAAAACCCGAGCCTCGCCATCGCCCTTGCGATTTCGATGTTCAGCTTGGCCGGCATTCCGCCTCTCGCCGGTTTCTTTGGCAAGTTCCACCTGTTCTTCAGCGGAGCCTCGACAGGCCATTACGCACTCGTTGCATTCGCAGTCTTGAACAACGTCATTGCGCTCTTCTACTACTTGCAGCTCATCAAGGCCGCCTGGGTCGATGAACCTGACGGACATTTGAACCCTCTCCGCCTCACCAAGCGCCAGCGCGAAGTCATCATTTTGCTGAGCATCGCGGTAATCCTCCTCGGCTTTGTTCCTTTCCTGAGCAACAACATCTTTGCCGGGTTTATGAATTAA